The Lutibacter sp. Hel_I_33_5 genome has a window encoding:
- the rfbF gene encoding glucose-1-phosphate cytidylyltransferase — MDVVILCGGKGTRLSEETMLKPKPMVEIGGKPILWHIMKYYSSFGFNRFILALGYKSEYIKEYFYNYKVTNSDFTINLKPDSPAVFHNSGKESDWEITFIDTGLDTLKGARIKRIQKHLKTDNFHLTYGDGLSNVDLKSLVEFHKNHGKLATVTAVRPPSRFGEMILNSDDVDVFDEKSQMHTGFINGGFFILNAEVMDYLSEDEDCDFEFGPLQEIVNNKGLKAFKHHDFWQCMDNVRERNFLNKLVETGKAPWINWK, encoded by the coding sequence ATGGATGTAGTAATATTATGCGGGGGTAAAGGCACTCGATTAAGTGAAGAAACAATGTTAAAACCGAAACCTATGGTAGAAATAGGCGGTAAACCAATTTTATGGCATATCATGAAATATTATAGTTCTTTTGGGTTTAATAGATTTATTTTAGCACTAGGTTATAAATCAGAATATATAAAGGAATATTTTTATAATTATAAAGTTACTAATAGTGACTTTACAATTAATTTAAAACCAGATAGTCCAGCTGTCTTTCATAATTCTGGAAAAGAAAGTGATTGGGAAATTACGTTTATTGATACAGGCTTAGATACCTTAAAAGGTGCAAGAATAAAACGAATTCAAAAGCATCTTAAAACGGATAACTTTCATTTGACATATGGAGATGGACTTAGTAATGTTGACCTTAAAAGCTTAGTTGAATTTCATAAGAATCATGGTAAACTGGCAACAGTAACTGCAGTGAGGCCTCCTTCTCGTTTTGGTGAAATGATTTTGAACAGTGATGATGTTGATGTATTTGATGAAAAGTCACAGATGCATACTGGATTCATTAATGGTGGTTTCTTCATACTGAATGCTGAAGTAATGGATTATTTATCTGAAGATGAAGATTGTGATTTTGAATTTGGACCTTTGCAGGAAATAGTTAATAATAAAGGGTTGAAAGCATTTAAGCACCATGATTTTTGGCAGTGCATGGATAATGTAAGAGAAAGAAATTTTTTAAATAAATTAGTAGAAACGGGAAAAGCTCCCTGGATAAATTGGAAATAA
- a CDS encoding cyclase family protein, giving the protein MTLFLSYFINEQTPIYGGEKAVFVEKRSEISKGASSNTKYLKLPNHSGTHIDFPNHFSDEGKIINDYPASFWQFKKVYVILYTAKSDEIIDEKLIKNNDIPVDTEFLIINTKFGRYREEKIYWNNNPGLSPSFATQLKIRCPNIKAIGFDFISLTSYQNRLLGRVAHKSFLLANDILLIEDMKLDQINGKVIKSVTALPLLIDKVDGCPISIIAEYE; this is encoded by the coding sequence ATGACATTATTTTTATCTTATTTTATAAATGAGCAAACACCTATCTATGGAGGAGAAAAAGCTGTTTTTGTAGAAAAAAGAAGTGAAATTTCTAAAGGAGCAAGTTCTAATACCAAATATTTAAAATTACCAAACCATTCCGGAACACATATAGATTTCCCTAATCACTTTTCTGATGAAGGAAAAATTATAAATGATTATCCAGCTTCTTTTTGGCAATTTAAAAAAGTCTATGTTATTTTATACACGGCAAAAAGCGATGAAATAATAGATGAAAAATTAATTAAAAATAATGATATTCCTGTAGATACAGAATTTCTTATTATAAACACAAAGTTTGGTAGGTATAGAGAAGAAAAGATTTATTGGAATAACAATCCAGGGCTTTCACCTAGTTTTGCAACACAATTAAAAATAAGATGTCCCAACATAAAAGCTATTGGATTCGATTTTATTTCTCTTACAAGTTATCAAAATAGATTATTAGGTCGAGTAGCACACAAATCGTTTCTTTTAGCTAATGATATTCTATTAATCGAAGATATGAAGCTTGACCAGATAAACGGTAAAGTAATAAAATCAGTAACGGCACTTCCTCTTTTAATAGACAAAGTTGATGGTTGTCCAATCAGTATAATTGCAGAATATGAATAA
- a CDS encoding NAD(P)-dependent oxidoreductase, with translation MKGKVVVFGGSGFLGSHVADLLSDEGYSVKIFDLNISKYLKSNQEMIIGDISSRDQIKKAVKGAKFVYHFAAIADIKEAQENPVEAVEVNILSTTYILDACREFEVERFVYGSTIYVYSEHGSFYRSTKQASELIIENYQKIYNLNFTILRYGSLYGPRANHFNFINRIIIQAIKDKKIVREGNGQELREYIHIKDAARASVEILSNNFINANIMITGTKSMRIRDVLEMIKEMFNDRIEVEYTNNVLEAHYNITPYTFKPKVAKKYQLNYYHDLGQGVLDQIYYNYERLLAKGEIEEENFLTKE, from the coding sequence ATGAAGGGTAAAGTAGTAGTATTTGGAGGCTCAGGTTTTTTAGGAAGTCATGTAGCAGATTTATTGAGCGATGAAGGGTATTCTGTAAAAATTTTTGATTTAAATATATCAAAATATTTAAAGAGTAATCAAGAAATGATTATTGGTGATATTTCGAGCCGTGATCAAATTAAAAAAGCAGTAAAAGGAGCTAAGTTTGTTTATCATTTTGCAGCCATTGCAGATATTAAAGAAGCCCAAGAAAATCCTGTAGAAGCTGTTGAAGTTAATATATTGAGTACAACGTATATTTTAGATGCCTGTAGAGAATTTGAAGTAGAGCGTTTTGTTTATGGAAGTACTATTTATGTTTATAGCGAGCACGGTTCTTTTTATAGAAGTACAAAACAAGCTTCGGAATTAATTATTGAAAATTATCAAAAAATATACAATCTTAATTTTACAATTTTAAGATATGGCTCATTATATGGTCCAAGAGCCAATCATTTTAACTTTATAAATAGAATAATTATACAAGCTATAAAGGATAAAAAGATTGTAAGGGAAGGTAATGGGCAAGAGTTGAGAGAATATATTCATATTAAGGATGCCGCCAGAGCAAGTGTTGAAATACTTTCTAACAATTTTATTAATGCCAATATAATGATTACTGGCACTAAGTCAATGAGAATTCGTGATGTGTTAGAAATGATTAAAGAAATGTTTAATGATAGAATTGAGGTTGAGTATACTAATAATGTTTTAGAAGCACATTATAATATCACACCTTATACATTTAAACCTAAGGTAGCTAAAAAATACCAGTTAAACTATTACCATGATTTAGGACAAGGTGTTTTAGATCAGATTTATTACAACTACGAGAGACTCCTGGCTAAAGGTGAAATTGAAGAAGAAAATTTTCTTACTAAAGAATAA
- a CDS encoding class I SAM-dependent methyltransferase, with product MKESEIRPKKLFEEYLYLSKKDAESFDNKSFESINCVSCDSPLAKLKYKKDGFKYNICESCGTLFCNPRPSLETLNTFYKNSASAKFWFEEFLPKVEESRREKIFKKKAIQLFELIDEKKINISNLCDVGAGSGIFIEEMKKIKNDISYFAIEPGEVSSKIIASKGFSVLQKSVEYSKEWSNKFDFVVSLEVLEHVNKPITFVESINSLLKKDGYCLITTLGYEGFDILTLEEDSNSISPPHHLNFLSIKGFELLFKRAGFSEVHVMTPGVLDVDIVLNSGKSTEFLRILKLRGDSVIKEFQEFLIKNKLSSHVWVLAKK from the coding sequence ATGAAAGAATCAGAAATAAGACCCAAAAAATTATTCGAAGAATATCTTTATCTTTCAAAAAAAGATGCAGAATCCTTTGATAATAAAAGTTTTGAATCTATTAATTGTGTTTCATGTGATTCACCATTAGCAAAATTAAAATATAAAAAAGATGGATTTAAATACAATATTTGTGAAAGTTGTGGGACTCTTTTTTGTAATCCAAGACCTTCTCTTGAAACACTAAACACTTTTTACAAAAATAGTGCTTCTGCAAAATTTTGGTTCGAAGAGTTTTTACCTAAAGTAGAAGAAAGTAGAAGGGAAAAGATATTTAAGAAAAAAGCCATTCAATTATTTGAATTGATTGATGAGAAAAAAATAAATATTTCAAATTTATGTGATGTAGGTGCTGGCTCAGGAATATTTATTGAAGAGATGAAAAAAATAAAAAATGATATTTCTTATTTTGCAATTGAGCCAGGTGAAGTTTCGTCAAAAATAATTGCTAGCAAAGGGTTTTCAGTTCTTCAAAAAAGTGTGGAATATTCAAAAGAATGGTCTAATAAATTTGATTTTGTAGTTAGTCTTGAAGTTTTAGAGCATGTAAATAAGCCTATTACTTTTGTTGAATCTATTAATAGTTTATTAAAAAAAGATGGATATTGTTTAATTACAACACTAGGGTATGAAGGTTTTGATATACTAACTTTGGAGGAAGACTCAAATAGTATTTCTCCACCACATCATTTAAATTTTTTAAGTATAAAAGGATTTGAGCTCTTGTTTAAAAGAGCTGGATTTAGTGAGGTTCATGTGATGACACCTGGTGTATTAGACGTAGATATAGTTTTAAATAGCGGTAAAAGCACAGAGTTTCTAAGAATTTTAAAATTAAGAGGTGATTCAGTTATAAAAGAGTTTCAAGAATTTTTAATAAAAAACAAATTAAGTTCTCATGTTTGGGTACTTGCTAAAAAATAA
- a CDS encoding glycosyltransferase: MPNKEKTPFVSVVLTTYNRKELLKETIDSILDQTFVDFELIVIDNYSNYDFIEYMKSFNDDRIRFYQNQNEGVIAVNRNYAIKKAKGEYIAFCDDDDIWDKEKVKLQVAQILKKPDTILVSTNFSLINDKSSKLKTSLSKKIKYLIISKFKNPKFSLSYMNYIIFSSVLIKKQNILFSENVELIGTEDFEFNLRLSFLKGNFSFINKELVKYRIHSNANSYKGRIEFVSRFIEVIEKNKLNLTLTQKYFFIFRKKIFKFLKY, from the coding sequence ATGCCAAATAAAGAAAAAACACCATTTGTTTCAGTTGTTTTAACTACGTATAATAGAAAAGAATTACTTAAAGAAACAATAGATTCAATATTAGATCAAACTTTTGTCGATTTTGAGTTAATAGTTATTGATAATTATTCTAACTATGATTTTATTGAGTACATGAAATCATTTAATGATGACAGAATTAGATTTTACCAAAATCAAAATGAAGGGGTAATAGCTGTAAATAGAAATTATGCTATAAAAAAAGCAAAAGGAGAATATATTGCTTTTTGTGATGATGATGATATCTGGGATAAGGAAAAAGTTAAATTACAAGTTGCACAAATATTAAAGAAACCAGACACTATTTTAGTATCAACAAATTTTTCATTAATTAATGACAAGTCATCAAAACTAAAGACTAGTTTAAGTAAAAAAATCAAATATTTAATTATTTCAAAATTTAAAAACCCAAAATTTAGTCTTTCTTATATGAATTATATCATATTTTCATCTGTTTTAATTAAAAAACAAAATATCTTGTTTTCTGAAAATGTTGAATTAATAGGTACTGAAGATTTTGAATTCAATTTGAGGTTATCTTTTTTAAAAGGAAATTTTAGTTTTATTAATAAAGAACTTGTAAAATATAGAATTCATTCAAATGCTAATTCTTACAAAGGTAGAATTGAATTTGTTTCAAGGTTTATAGAAGTCATTGAAAAAAATAAATTAAATTTAACTTTAACTCAAAAATACTTTTTCATATTTAGAAAAAAAATCTTTAAATTTCTAAAATATTAA
- the rfbG gene encoding CDP-glucose 4,6-dehydratase: MFKNSFNNKKVLITGNTGFKGSWLSAWLLGLGADVYGLSKDIPTSPSMYEVLCLEDKITHFTEDVTDLKAVKTIIDKVKPDFLFHMAAQPIVVTSYKEPVDTILSNVMGTTNVLEALRVLNNKCTAVIITSDKCYDNVEWVWGYKETDAVGGKDIYSGSKGAAEIIFKSYYHSYFKDSEKSKVRVVTVRAGNVIGGGDWADYRIVPDCMKAWVDGDSVEIRSPKATRPWQHVLEPLSGYLHIAMELDRNIEFNGESFNFGPDAEYSKSVKNLLDDLSKYWDLSQEPSYLSSVTSDFHEAGLLKLNCDKALFYIKWLPSLDYDKLIEFTSTWYYNYYNSNINMLDFTLAQIKEYEGIALSKDIVWTN; this comes from the coding sequence ATGTTTAAAAATTCATTTAATAATAAAAAAGTCTTGATTACTGGAAATACAGGTTTTAAAGGCTCATGGTTAAGTGCCTGGTTACTTGGACTAGGTGCGGATGTTTATGGGCTATCAAAGGATATTCCAACAAGCCCCTCAATGTATGAAGTTTTATGTCTTGAAGATAAAATCACACATTTTACTGAAGATGTAACTGATTTGAAAGCTGTTAAGACTATTATTGATAAAGTAAAACCAGATTTTTTGTTTCACATGGCTGCTCAACCAATAGTTGTTACTTCATATAAGGAGCCTGTTGATACAATTTTATCAAACGTTATGGGAACAACCAATGTTTTAGAGGCCTTAAGAGTCTTAAACAATAAATGTACTGCTGTAATAATTACAAGTGATAAATGCTATGATAATGTTGAATGGGTTTGGGGTTATAAAGAGACAGATGCAGTTGGTGGGAAAGATATTTATAGTGGCTCTAAAGGGGCTGCTGAGATAATTTTTAAATCCTATTATCATTCTTACTTTAAGGATAGTGAGAAATCAAAAGTGAGGGTAGTAACAGTAAGAGCTGGAAATGTCATTGGTGGTGGTGATTGGGCTGATTATCGAATTGTACCAGATTGTATGAAAGCGTGGGTTGATGGTGATAGTGTGGAGATAAGAAGCCCTAAGGCGACTCGACCATGGCAACACGTGCTAGAACCTTTAAGTGGTTACTTGCATATTGCAATGGAATTAGATAGGAATATTGAGTTTAATGGTGAAAGTTTTAACTTTGGACCAGATGCGGAGTATTCTAAATCAGTCAAAAATCTTCTAGATGATTTAAGTAAGTATTGGGATTTGAGTCAAGAACCGTCATATCTTTCGTCTGTTACTTCTGATTTTCACGAGGCAGGCCTGCTTAAGTTAAATTGTGATAAGGCTCTATTTTATATAAAATGGCTCCCTAGTTTAGATTATGATAAACTTATTGAATTTACTAGTACATGGTATTATAATTATTATAACTCTAATATTAATATGTTGGATTTTACATTAGCTCAGATAAAAGAATATGAAGGAATTGCTTTGTCAAAAGATATAGTATGGACAAATTAA
- a CDS encoding NAD(P)-dependent oxidoreductase → MKILIIGASGYVGGRLSYLLAKDGNEITALCHRNKPDDADWNSKMAKVLIADITSESQVSDITNIEYDIAIHLVSLDHNDSKKSPSYVNSINVLPVWNLLESFKVKKTLKKFIYFSTVHVYGDLPEGSVDESYAPSPNTPYGLTHFMSESICNMFNNSSEIQCVNIRMTNSYGSPYFKDNSCWWLVVNDLCKSAYVDKKIVLQSDGSALRDFVHYNDIFQAINAIISISICNDNTFHLSSGQTITIFNLAEKVKEVYKKRYGSDIPIILPENTRNSKGLKYYTINNKKLNNIGFEISITIEEGINELFTYIEKNAK, encoded by the coding sequence ATGAAGATACTAATAATTGGAGCTTCAGGTTATGTTGGAGGCAGGCTGTCATATTTATTAGCTAAAGATGGTAATGAAATAACTGCTTTATGCCATCGAAATAAACCTGATGATGCTGATTGGAATTCAAAAATGGCAAAAGTACTAATTGCCGATATTACATCTGAATCACAAGTAAGTGATATTACAAATATTGAATATGATATTGCAATTCATCTTGTATCATTAGATCATAATGATTCTAAAAAATCTCCTAGTTATGTTAATTCCATAAATGTATTACCTGTTTGGAATTTACTTGAATCATTTAAAGTAAAAAAAACCTTAAAGAAATTTATTTATTTTTCTACAGTTCACGTGTATGGGGATTTACCAGAGGGCTCTGTTGATGAATCTTATGCTCCTTCACCTAATACTCCATATGGGTTAACTCACTTTATGTCTGAGAGTATTTGTAATATGTTTAATAATTCATCAGAAATACAATGTGTAAACATTAGAATGACAAATAGTTATGGAAGCCCTTACTTCAAAGATAACAGTTGCTGGTGGCTGGTTGTAAACGATTTATGTAAGAGCGCATATGTGGATAAAAAAATAGTTTTACAATCAGATGGAAGTGCATTACGTGATTTTGTTCATTATAATGATATATTTCAAGCAATTAATGCAATTATTAGTATTTCGATTTGCAACGATAATACCTTTCACCTTTCATCTGGACAAACGATAACAATTTTTAATTTAGCTGAAAAAGTAAAGGAAGTATATAAAAAGAGATATGGGTCAGATATTCCAATAATTCTTCCCGAAAATACTAGAAACAGTAAGGGACTTAAATACTATACTATTAATAATAAAAAGCTTAATAATATAGGGTTTGAGATATCAATAACTATTGAAGAAGGAATTAATGAATTATTTACCTATATAGAGAAAAATGCCAAATAA
- a CDS encoding DegT/DnrJ/EryC1/StrS aminotransferase family protein yields the protein MNNSKQIHLLEPNLPFIDELDFFSFYESKKKDPKYHQLKFENKLKRILKTNKTVCSLSSGTAAIHLSLILSEVEDGDVVFCTNSTFIATVNPILYLKAEPYFVDINFETGNINTEYLEEAIIETIKSGKKPKAIIVTHSYGVPCDMDELIRIKNKYGLKLIEDSAESLGSKYKGKYCGTIADYGILSFNSNKLNTTFGGGALIVSNKKERSLIKQLSTHSKMSEYDYIHDKLAYNYRMNDLAAYVGWNQLDNLEIELKNKIKVNNNYSKFLKLFQPVNSDVKLNHWLNCFKLDEEKDLIEIIDFANKHNIFLRRVWFPLNRQPYLTSFNYIGENESYDFYKKVLCLPSSSNLKLNEIKRVANLINNI from the coding sequence TTGAATAATAGTAAGCAAATTCATCTGTTAGAACCTAATCTACCTTTTATAGATGAACTTGATTTTTTTTCTTTTTATGAAAGCAAAAAAAAAGATCCAAAATATCATCAATTAAAGTTTGAAAATAAATTAAAAAGGATTCTAAAAACAAATAAAACAGTTTGTAGTTTATCTTCAGGAACTGCAGCAATTCACTTATCATTAATACTTTCCGAGGTAGAAGATGGAGATGTAGTATTTTGTACTAATTCAACTTTTATTGCCACTGTAAATCCAATTTTATATTTAAAAGCAGAACCTTATTTTGTTGATATTAATTTTGAAACAGGTAATATTAATACTGAATATCTAGAAGAAGCTATTATAGAAACAATAAAAAGTGGTAAGAAACCCAAAGCTATTATTGTTACTCATTCTTATGGTGTTCCATGTGATATGGACGAGTTGATACGTATTAAAAATAAGTACGGATTGAAGTTAATTGAAGATTCTGCTGAATCTTTAGGCTCTAAATATAAAGGTAAATATTGTGGGACAATTGCGGATTATGGAATTTTATCATTTAATTCAAATAAATTAAACACTACTTTTGGTGGAGGGGCTTTAATTGTTTCTAATAAAAAAGAAAGAAGTTTAATTAAACAATTATCTACTCATTCTAAAATGTCTGAATATGATTATATTCACGATAAGCTAGCTTATAACTATAGAATGAATGATTTAGCAGCTTATGTTGGTTGGAATCAACTTGATAACTTAGAAATAGAATTAAAAAATAAAATTAAGGTAAATAATAATTATAGTAAATTTCTAAAACTTTTTCAACCAGTAAATAGTGATGTTAAATTGAATCATTGGTTAAATTGCTTTAAGTTAGATGAAGAAAAAGATCTTATTGAAATTATTGATTTTGCTAATAAACATAATATTTTCTTAAGAAGGGTATGGTTTCCACTTAATAGACAGCCATATTTAACTTCATTTAATTATATAGGTGAAAATGAGTCATACGATTTTTATAAAAAAGTACTATGCCTTCCTTCTTCTTCTAATTT
- a CDS encoding glycosyltransferase: MSNKLKTCFLISVYINDNLEDFKKAIDSCINQTVLANRIIIVFDGAVKESISNYCNNIKSIINIEIVKCTNNVGLGAALNKGFKYVKEDIVIRMDSDDISRSNRVEKIIDFFYKNPNIGVVGSYISEFNESIGDMSNIREVPLDSTSILNQLKFSCPFNHVSVAFKFNFLPSNPYEINYYRLEDYPTWYKLLVKHGLKSANIDEVLVDVKLGKDFFNKRKGLKLYKSWFRVYSVMYNDNYINFLILLRNNIIRFIQFNLLPKKILMLMYNLYRK, encoded by the coding sequence ATGTCAAACAAACTTAAAACCTGTTTTTTAATTTCAGTTTATATTAATGATAATCTGGAAGATTTTAAAAAAGCAATAGATTCTTGTATTAATCAAACTGTTTTAGCTAACAGAATAATAATAGTGTTTGATGGTGCTGTTAAAGAAAGTATATCTAATTATTGTAACAATATTAAAAGTATAATAAATATTGAAATAGTTAAATGTACCAATAATGTTGGATTAGGTGCAGCTTTAAATAAGGGCTTTAAATATGTAAAAGAAGATATCGTTATAAGAATGGATAGTGATGACATCTCAAGAAGTAATAGAGTAGAAAAAATTATTGATTTTTTTTATAAAAACCCAAATATTGGTGTTGTAGGATCTTATATTAGTGAATTTAATGAATCAATAGGCGATATGTCTAACATAAGAGAAGTTCCTTTAGATTCTACATCTATTCTCAATCAGTTAAAATTCTCTTGTCCATTTAATCATGTCTCAGTTGCCTTTAAATTTAATTTTTTACCAAGTAATCCATATGAAATTAATTATTACAGACTAGAAGATTATCCAACATGGTATAAGTTACTAGTCAAACATGGATTAAAATCTGCTAATATTGATGAGGTATTAGTTGATGTTAAATTGGGGAAAGATTTTTTTAATAAAAGGAAAGGATTAAAACTATATAAATCATGGTTTAGAGTTTATTCAGTGATGTATAATGATAATTATATTAATTTTTTAATTCTTTTAAGGAATAATATTATTAGATTTATTCAATTCAATTTATTGCCAAAAAAAATATTAATGTTAATGTATAATTTATACAGAAAATAA
- a CDS encoding dTDP-4-dehydrorhamnose 3,5-epimerase family protein produces MDKLKLISGVKLTPLDIISQPMGDVFHGIKKSDDGYNGFEEAYFSTIYFGVIKPWKKHIKMTLNIIVPIGEIRFVLYDDREGSATNGKFMDINLSINNYCRLTVPPNIWMAFEGISEKTNLLMNISNLEHDPNEVVREKINKYDYNW; encoded by the coding sequence ATGGACAAATTAAAGTTAATTTCAGGTGTTAAATTAACACCTTTAGATATAATTTCTCAACCAATGGGAGATGTGTTTCATGGTATTAAAAAATCGGATGATGGTTATAATGGGTTTGAAGAAGCTTATTTTTCTACAATTTATTTTGGGGTAATTAAACCATGGAAAAAGCATATAAAGATGACTTTAAATATAATCGTTCCTATTGGGGAAATTAGATTTGTTTTATATGATGATAGAGAAGGTAGTGCCACAAACGGAAAATTTATGGATATTAATTTATCTATTAATAATTATTGTCGTTTAACTGTTCCTCCTAATATTTGGATGGCATTTGAAGGAATAAGTGAAAAGACTAATCTTTTGATGAATATTTCAAATCTTGAACATGATCCAAACGAAGTAGTTAGGGAAAAAATTAATAAGTATGATTATAATTGGTAA
- a CDS encoding SGNH/GDSL hydrolase family protein translates to MIDDYGLFFGVGKAQLNNEFRIVSYDDKFLEKEFEYLIFTDSKGSGEENYFTWTDQFIDRLKINKISFLLITRPKEMTIFFSLINFLNNNDLKFKNLITNIGFVDTTPKKKEFIDDIFHQNPFKNKLIEIPLCNYLLNSGKVTTLYSVNYDSVICDIVEILTESFEKIHLIGTFEFSKYIKIDRKRPIEFYEQLKQSNEFLRKIQSKSININYIDVNRYLAKEDESDISYDAVHFTQEGHNIVMSICMNEIQLSC, encoded by the coding sequence ATGATTGATGATTATGGTCTTTTTTTTGGTGTAGGAAAAGCACAATTAAACAATGAATTTAGAATAGTTTCTTATGATGACAAATTTTTAGAAAAGGAATTTGAGTATTTGATTTTTACAGATTCCAAGGGGAGTGGGGAAGAGAACTATTTTACCTGGACTGATCAATTCATCGATAGATTAAAAATTAATAAAATTTCTTTTTTATTAATTACTAGACCTAAAGAAATGACTATCTTTTTTTCTTTAATAAATTTTTTAAACAATAATGATTTAAAGTTTAAGAATTTAATTACGAATATTGGGTTTGTAGATACAACACCGAAAAAAAAAGAATTTATAGATGATATTTTTCATCAAAATCCATTCAAAAATAAATTAATAGAAATTCCTTTATGTAATTATTTATTAAATTCAGGAAAAGTAACCACTCTATATTCTGTCAACTATGATTCTGTAATCTGTGATATTGTAGAAATTTTAACTGAAAGTTTTGAGAAAATACACCTTATTGGTACTTTTGAGTTTTCTAAATATATTAAAATTGATAGAAAAAGACCAATTGAATTCTATGAACAACTGAAGCAATCTAACGAATTTTTGCGAAAGATTCAATCTAAAAGTATAAACATTAATTATATAGATGTCAACCGTTATTTAGCTAAAGAAGATGAGAGTGATATATCATATGACGCTGTACATTTTACTCAAGAAGGTCATAATATAGTAATGTCGATTTGTATGAACGAAATACAATTATCATGCTAG
- a CDS encoding HAD family hydrolase, with translation MNKIKAIIFDYDGVIAESVNVKTEAFAELYKPYGNDIVQKVIVHHEANGGVSRFEKFKIYHKNYLGEDIDQLQVDKLAKQFSILVLQKVIDSPYVVGVYDFITSNYQKYDFHISTGTPSDEIEVILNRKSIRKYFKEVYGSPEKKDLHVKKIIKAYGYSNREVVFIGDALTDRDAARNNNISFIGRYTTTEEIKKEKLLIKDFSEIDNII, from the coding sequence ATGAATAAAATAAAAGCGATAATATTTGATTATGATGGAGTAATCGCAGAATCGGTTAATGTTAAGACTGAAGCTTTTGCAGAATTATATAAGCCTTATGGAAATGATATCGTCCAAAAGGTGATAGTACATCATGAAGCAAATGGTGGTGTTTCTAGATTTGAAAAATTTAAAATTTATCATAAAAATTACTTGGGAGAAGATATTGATCAACTTCAAGTAGATAAGCTTGCTAAACAATTTTCAATTCTTGTACTACAAAAAGTGATTGATTCACCATATGTAGTGGGTGTTTATGATTTTATAACTTCTAACTATCAGAAATACGATTTTCATATTTCTACAGGTACACCAAGTGATGAAATTGAAGTAATTCTTAATAGAAAATCCATAAGAAAGTATTTTAAAGAAGTGTATGGATCTCCAGAAAAAAAAGATTTGCATGTAAAAAAAATCATTAAAGCATATGGTTATAGCAATAGAGAAGTAGTATTTATTGGAGATGCGTTAACAGATAGAGATGCAGCTAGAAATAATAATATCTCATTTATAGGGAGGTATACAACTACAGAGGAAATAAAAAAAGAAAAATTATTGATTAAAGATTTTTCAGAAATTGATAATATCATATAA